A genomic window from Colletotrichum destructivum chromosome 7, complete sequence includes:
- a CDS encoding Putative short-chain dehydrogenase/reductase SDR, NAD(P)-binding domain superfamily yields MALAEKKIILITGANQGIGYEAAKNLILSSSEYHVVLGSRNSANGETAARQLGSTPGVKGSVATTQIDVTDEASVNDAVSRLVSEYGRLDVLVNNAGIISMAHPPTTGALRRVLDTNVIGALGVTEAFLPLLKNAVHKPARIVFVSSSMGSITHASDPTSPYYTPFGTEYKVSKAALNMLMTMYVVRLKPEGILVFGADPGLCATNFTGDPTSLTARGAALPADGGDRVAAVIKTDKLEDAGKVIGIYGFSPW; encoded by the exons ATGGCCTTAGCAGAGAAAAAGATAATCCTCATCACAG GAGCTAATCAGGGCATTGGTTACGAAGCGGCTAAAAATCTGATTCTGTCCTCTTCTGAATACCACGTGGTTCTCGGTAGCCGCAACTCCGCCAACGGAGAGACAGCCGCAAGGCAGCTAGGATCAACTCCAGGCGTCAAAGGCAGCGTCGCAACTACGCAGATAGACGTTACGGACGAGGCCTCTGTGAACGATGCAGTCAGCCGTCTAGTGTCTGAGTACGGAAGGCTTGACGTGCTGGTTAACAACGCGGGCATCATATCCATGGCTCACCCACCTACGACTGGGGCCCTCCGCCGCGTGCTAGATACGAATGTTATAGGCGCGCTAGGAGTTACGGAGGCATTTCTTCCCCTACTGAAAAACGCCGTCCACAAGCCGGCACGCATTGTCTTTGTGAGCTCCAGCATGGGCTCCATCACACATGCCAGCGACCCGACCTCACCGTACTACACGCCGTTTGGTACCGAGTATAAAGTGAGCAAAGCTGCGCTGAACATGCTGATGACAATGTACGTAGTGCGTCTCAAGCCGGAAGGGATTCTTGTATTTGGCGCGGACCCTGGTCTTTGCGCCACCAATTTCACAGGCGATCCCACTTCGCTCACAGCGAGGGGTGCGGCGTTGCCGGCCGATGGAGGGGACCGAGTAGCCGCAGTCATCAAGACAGACAAGCTGGAGGATGCTGGCAAGGTTATCGGGATATACGGTTTCAGTCCGTGGTAG
- a CDS encoding Putative glucose-methanol-choline oxidoreductase, FAD/NAD(P)-binding domain superfamily, whose protein sequence is MRFAILLLGSVLQSQLCHAAKVAEEYSHLFGTPNQSETFDYLIVGGGNSGLVAAMRLSVEGNYSVAVVEAGGFYQDDAGNTTEFPAYNSQYMDEPGTIDWKLTTKPQAQLGGRSVPYAQGKTLGGSTARNAMVYQRGTASFYDLWATTVGDTSYGWDSILPFLKKSVSFTPADEELRGGPAGTSDMTAFDPEAGPLNVGYWNYFVPVSAAFAKGMESLGLKETPTGMNSGEVLGYAQFPAAIDSETQLRDSSQTSFLKAAANCAGERLRIYPNTLAKRIVFNAKKAASGVVVSSGGPEYVLNVKREVVLAAGAFRTPQLLMASGVGPPGVLEENNITTVNALSGVGQGIHDHPGFAAVYTVNGVSQHRLWNNAEYKALAEEEYRQSVSGPLTAFAVNYILFDRLPKDANISADLRESLEQYPEDWPHVEYIWNAAGQATNTPGDYLALGTVLLTHASLGSVTINSSDTANPPVVDVRWLSNDTDRELAIEGVKRARALAASTGVIITEVAPGPDVQSDEQIWEWIKANTVTAHHATGSCKMGRKDDASAVVDAKGCVLGGVSSLRIIDASIIPIAFPGQPMATICMSTPIQALIDMELNSLYI, encoded by the exons ATGCGATTTGCAATCCTCTTATTGGGGTCGGTTCTCCAAAGCCAGCTGTGCCACGCTGCGAAGGTGGCGGAGGAGTACAGCCACTTATTCGGCACACCAAACCAGTCAGAGACATTTGACTATTTG atcgtcggcggtggcaaCTCCGGCCTTGTGGCAGCCATGCGCCTGTCCGTCGAGGGCAACTACTCGGTTGCTGTCGTGGAAGCTGGCGGCTTCTACCAGGACGACGCAGGCAACACCACGGAGTTCCCAGCCTATAACTCCCAATACATGGACGAGCCAGGCACCATCGACTGGAAGCTCACGACCAAGCCCCAAGCA CAACTAGGGGGTCGGTCCGTCCCTTACGCCCAAGGAAAAACACTCGGTGGCAGCACGGCTCGGAACGCCATGGTCTACCAGCGGGGCACTGCAAGCTTCTACGACCTCTGGGCGACGACCGTCGGTGATACGAGCTACGGTTGGGATAGTATCCTTCCCTTCCTCAAAAAGAGCGTTTCCTTCACCCCAGCTGATGAAGAACTCCGCGGCGGGCCGGCCGGCACCTCGGACATGACTGCCTTCGATCCCGAGGCGGGGCCTCTGAATGTGGGTTACTGGAATTATTTTGTGCCCGTGTCCGCTGCCTTTGCGAAGGGCATGGAGTCTTTGGGGCTGAAGGAAACTCCGACCGGAATGAACAGCGGCGAAGTCCTCGGCTACGCGCAGTTTccggccgccatcgacagcGAGACACAGCTGCGGGATTCCTCTCAGACATCTTTTCtcaaggcggcggccaaTTGCGCCGGGGAGAGATTGAGAATATACCCTAATACGCTGGCGAAACGGATCGTATTCAATGCTAAAAAGGCCGCGTCTGGTGTCGTCGTCAGCTCTGGTGGACCTGAATACGTTCTCAACGTCAAAAGGGAGGTTGTGTTGGCTGCCGGGGCCTTTCGCACGCCGCAACTGCTTATGGCTTCTGGCGTAGGACCACCCGGCGTTCTCGAGGAGAACAATATAACTACAGTTAATGCGTTATCAGGTGTTGGACAAGGTATACAC GATCACCCGGGATTTGCTGCTGTTTACACAGTCAATGGTGTCTCACAGCACAGGTTGTGGAACAACGCAGAATACAAGGCCTTGGCAGAGGAAGAATACAGACAATCTGTCTCTGGTCCTTTGACGGCTTTTGCAGTCAACTATATCT TGTTTGATCGGTTGCCCAAAGACGCGAACATTAGTGCGGACCTACGCGAAAGCCTTGAGCAATACCCCGAGGATTGGCCACATGTCGAGTATATCTGGAACGCGGCTGGGCAAGCAACAAACACACCTGGTGACTACCTTGCGCTTGGCACTGTACTTCTCACCCATGCGTCGCTCGGTTCCGTCACTATCAACTCTTCAGACACGGCCAACCCGCCTGTTGTCGATGTCAGATGGCTTTCAAACGACACCGACCGAGAGCTTGCTATTGAGGGCGTGAAGCGCGCCCGTGCTTTGGCGGCTTCCACAGGGGTGATTATAACCGAAGTAGCCCCTGGCCCCGATGTACAGAGCGACGAGCAGATCTGGGAATGGATCAAGGCGAATACTGTGACGGCCCACCACGCCACTGGAAGCTGTAAGATGGGCCGAAAGGATGATGCCTCGGCCGTTGTCGATGCCAAGGGCTGTGTATTGGGTGGCGTCTCGTCCTTACGTATCATTGATGCTAGTATCATCCCAATTGCGTTTCCAGGCCAACCAATGGCGACCATTTGTATGTCAACCCCTATCCAAGCACTCATCGATATGGAGCTCAATTCTTTGTATATTTGA